In Candidatus Flexicrinis affinis, the following are encoded in one genomic region:
- a CDS encoding B-box zinc finger protein — MTDQTFEDTQHDHDEVTYCEVHPDRETGLRCNRCGRYMCAQCAVQTPVGYRCRECVREVEDKFFSGTQSDYVIAFAVAAAAAAVGGFLLIQLRITGILLLMIFAALPAGGALAQLIFRVVGKRRGRYTAQIAAAGVLIGAAGAAFLTGGFRSIGLWIFASIVAALVYGRFRLN, encoded by the coding sequence ATGACCGATCAGACTTTCGAAGACACCCAGCACGACCACGATGAAGTAACATATTGCGAAGTGCATCCCGATCGCGAGACGGGGCTGCGCTGCAACCGGTGCGGGCGCTATATGTGCGCGCAGTGCGCCGTTCAGACGCCCGTCGGCTACCGCTGCCGCGAGTGCGTGCGCGAAGTAGAGGACAAGTTCTTCTCCGGCACGCAGTCCGACTACGTGATCGCGTTTGCGGTGGCCGCCGCTGCGGCTGCGGTCGGGGGATTCCTGCTCATCCAACTGCGGATTACAGGCATCCTGCTGCTGATGATTTTCGCGGCGCTTCCGGCCGGCGGCGCGCTGGCGCAGCTCATCTTCCGCGTGGTGGGCAAGCGGCGCGGGCGCTACACGGCACAGATCGCCGCCGCCGGCGTATTGATCGGCGCGGCGGGCGCGGCCTTCCTGACCGGCGGGTTTCGCAGCATCGGGCTGTGGATCTTCGCCAGCATCGTGGCCGCATTGGTTTACGGGCGGTTCCGCCTGAACTAA
- a CDS encoding LysM peptidoglycan-binding domain-containing protein codes for MAKRLILVAVLVLSTLVGVFGAASAQSAPAVGKYVGAIESFDGSMLWVSGLGFQASTAVIDANVSPQVGELVEVKFTANGGTLTAYKVQDVEDDDDGIATVGEITGNLESFDATTALVGGLTFDISQARIDGIVLVSGVLVEIDFVYDGVLFGFRIREGDPDDLNDPFDDADDDDDDDDDDRDDSDGRIAGVVQALDAASMTVAGLTFNIVGADIDDDDDDVLAVGVFVEVEYVIEADGSLRAVEIEIDDDDDVNDDDDDDFGDDDDDDAFDDDGEVTGVVQSLSGTTMVVAGLTFDISRAEIDDDDETLAVGVWVEVEYATLNDGTLLALEIDIEDDDDDRDDDDDRDDDDDDRDDDDDDDGRANCPRPSGWETYRVRRGDTLSRIAGAAGTTVDALVAANCLANASLIRVGERLYVPVEIAPPSNSGSGSSDDDDDDDDDRGRDDDDDDDDRGRDDDDDDDSSGSSDDDDDDDDDDDDDDSGDDDDD; via the coding sequence ATGGCAAAGCGGTTGATCCTCGTGGCGGTGCTGGTTCTCAGCACGCTGGTTGGCGTATTCGGCGCCGCCAGTGCGCAGAGCGCGCCGGCAGTTGGCAAGTACGTGGGGGCTATCGAGAGTTTCGATGGTTCGATGCTGTGGGTAAGCGGTCTCGGTTTCCAGGCCTCGACCGCGGTGATCGACGCCAACGTGTCGCCGCAGGTCGGCGAACTCGTGGAGGTCAAGTTCACGGCCAACGGCGGTACGCTTACGGCCTACAAGGTACAGGATGTCGAGGACGATGACGACGGCATCGCGACTGTTGGCGAGATTACCGGCAATCTCGAGTCGTTCGATGCAACCACCGCCCTCGTTGGCGGCCTGACGTTTGACATCAGCCAAGCACGCATCGACGGTATCGTGTTGGTCAGCGGCGTGCTGGTCGAGATCGATTTCGTTTATGACGGCGTGCTGTTCGGCTTCCGCATTCGCGAAGGCGACCCGGACGATCTCAACGATCCGTTCGATGACGCGGACGACGACGATGACGATGATGACGACGACCGCGACGATTCGGACGGCCGGATTGCCGGTGTCGTGCAGGCACTTGATGCCGCGTCAATGACCGTTGCCGGGCTGACCTTCAACATTGTTGGCGCCGACATCGATGATGACGACGACGACGTGCTGGCGGTTGGTGTGTTTGTCGAGGTCGAGTACGTTATCGAAGCCGATGGCTCGCTGCGTGCGGTCGAAATCGAAATCGACGACGATGACGACGTAAACGATGACGATGACGACGACTTCGGCGACGACGATGATGACGACGCGTTTGATGACGACGGTGAGGTTACCGGTGTCGTTCAATCGCTCAGCGGCACAACGATGGTGGTCGCCGGTCTGACCTTCGATATCTCGCGCGCCGAGATCGACGATGACGACGAAACGCTCGCAGTCGGTGTGTGGGTCGAGGTCGAGTATGCAACCCTGAACGACGGGACGCTGCTCGCGCTTGAGATCGACATCGAGGACGATGACGATGACCGTGACGATGACGACGACCGCGATGATGACGACGACGACCGTGACGACGACGATGACGACGATGGCCGTGCCAACTGCCCGCGCCCGTCAGGCTGGGAGACCTACCGCGTCCGCCGTGGCGACACGCTCAGCCGTATCGCTGGCGCCGCTGGCACGACGGTGGATGCGCTGGTCGCTGCCAACTGCCTCGCCAACGCCAGCCTGATCCGTGTGGGCGAGCGCCTGTACGTCCCGGTTGAGATCGCGCCGCCCTCGAACTCCGGCAGCGGGTCGAGCGACGACGACGACGACGATGATGACGACCGCGGTCGCGACGACGACGATGATGACGACGACCGCGGTCGTGATGACGATGACGACGACGACAGCAGCGGTTCGTCGGATGACGACGACGATGACGACGATGATGACGACGACGATGACAGTGGCGATGACGACGACGATTAG
- a CDS encoding LysM peptidoglycan-binding domain-containing protein, giving the protein MKHTSFVRLVAIVLAALVVLTGAVGAQDSAATGTYTGVVDAFNANVVVASGVVFDVSNALTDGSFTLRTGIPVEIEFTISRGILSATRLASPSGGTPGAGQLTGVVELASETTFVINGLSFSAAGLDIDDDDVFKTGAQVQIDFSVTSGAFAITDIDLADSQIGVMIGRVDTLDVPRMEVGTVPFDIARAVVNDNPYALETSALVKVEFRQPPTGIAQASSVDVRAPALTAGQSDDFSRVVLAGTVTARDDDSITVAGVEVPLDTSVRVDDDVQVGEAARVTFRPDVTTNEIRPTRVRGLDDIDDVDDVLDDFDDDDDDDGDDDDRDDNDDDNGDDDDDRDDNDDDSGDDDRDDDGDDDDDDRDDDDDDGCRIPAGWTTYRVRSGDTLSRIAGAAGTSVQELVSANCLSSANLIRVGQSLFVPSAVAAPSNSGSGGGGGDDDDDDDGGGSAGGGGSTGGGDDDDDDGGGDDDDDGGDDDDD; this is encoded by the coding sequence ATGAAACATACCTCTTTCGTCCGGCTCGTCGCCATCGTGCTCGCAGCACTCGTTGTGCTGACGGGTGCCGTGGGCGCGCAAGACAGTGCCGCGACCGGCACTTATACCGGCGTTGTCGACGCGTTTAACGCCAACGTCGTGGTCGCGTCCGGCGTGGTCTTCGACGTTTCGAACGCCTTGACCGATGGCTCGTTCACGCTGCGGACCGGCATCCCGGTCGAGATCGAGTTCACGATCTCGCGCGGTATTCTGTCGGCCACGCGCTTGGCAAGCCCTTCCGGCGGTACGCCCGGCGCCGGCCAGTTGACAGGCGTGGTAGAACTCGCCTCGGAGACGACCTTCGTTATCAACGGCCTGAGCTTCAGCGCCGCCGGCCTAGACATTGACGACGACGACGTGTTCAAGACCGGCGCGCAAGTCCAGATCGACTTCAGCGTGACCAGCGGCGCCTTCGCGATCACCGACATCGATCTGGCCGACAGCCAAATCGGCGTCATGATCGGCAGAGTCGACACGCTCGACGTCCCGCGCATGGAAGTTGGCACCGTTCCGTTCGACATCGCGCGCGCAGTCGTCAACGACAACCCTTACGCGCTTGAAACGAGCGCACTCGTCAAAGTCGAGTTCCGTCAGCCCCCGACAGGCATCGCGCAGGCCTCCAGCGTCGACGTGCGCGCCCCGGCCCTGACAGCCGGCCAGTCGGACGACTTCAGCCGCGTCGTCCTTGCCGGGACGGTGACGGCGCGCGACGACGACAGCATCACGGTTGCCGGCGTGGAAGTCCCGCTCGATACGTCCGTCCGCGTCGACGATGACGTACAGGTCGGCGAAGCCGCACGCGTAACGTTCCGTCCGGACGTGACCACCAACGAAATTCGTCCAACCCGGGTGCGCGGCCTCGATGACATTGACGACGTAGACGACGTCCTCGACGACTTTGACGACGACGATGACGACGACGGCGATGATGACGATCGCGACGACAACGACGACGATAACGGCGACGACGATGATGATCGCGACGACAACGACGACGATAGCGGCGACGATGACCGCGATGATGACGGCGACGATGATGACGACGACCGCGACGACGACGATGACGACGGGTGCCGTATCCCTGCGGGCTGGACAACCTACCGCGTACGCAGCGGCGACACGTTGAGCCGCATCGCCGGTGCCGCTGGCACGTCCGTGCAGGAGCTTGTGAGCGCCAACTGCTTGTCGAGCGCGAATCTCATCCGCGTCGGCCAGAGCCTATTTGTCCCGAGCGCCGTCGCGGCGCCGTCGAACTCCGGCAGCGGAGGTGGTGGTGGCGATGACGATGACGACGATGACGGCGGCGGTTCCGCCGGTGGCGGTGGCAGCACCGGCGGCGGCGACGACGACGATGACGATGGTGGTGGAGACGATGACGACGACGGCGGTGACGACGACGACGATTAA
- a CDS encoding transposase, whose protein sequence is MRSANPGVARARWALTKGSTADVRGPPCAGEDPARIPQRKRAEGHRPRRGRPQAPLGRTRRWVVERTFAWMDNCRRLVVRYERKLENFKAFCLVAFIQWSLNRLLRPVATIAPYY, encoded by the coding sequence GTGCGAAGCGCAAACCCCGGCGTCGCCCGCGCGCGCTGGGCGCTGACAAAGGGTTCGACAGCCGACGTCCGCGGGCCGCCTTGCGCCGGCGAGGATCCGGCCCGGATCCCGCAGCGCAAACGTGCCGAGGGCCACCGACCGCGGCGCGGTCGGCCGCAGGCGCCGTTGGGACGCACCCGGCGTTGGGTTGTCGAACGCACCTTCGCGTGGATGGACAACTGCCGTCGGCTGGTCGTGCGCTACGAGCGCAAGCTGGAAAACTTCAAAGCGTTCTGTCTGGTTGCCTTTATCCAATGGTCCCTCAACCGGCTACTGCGGCCTGTTGCCACCATCGCCCCGTATTATTGA
- a CDS encoding YdeI/OmpD-associated family protein, which yields MPDDIRAELERFGLMDAYRARPAYQQNDYLAWIGRAKRPATREKRLAQMLDELRRGDAYMNMRYTAKRG from the coding sequence ATGCCCGACGACATCCGTGCGGAGCTGGAACGGTTCGGCCTGATGGACGCGTATCGCGCGCGTCCGGCCTATCAGCAGAACGACTATCTGGCGTGGATCGGGCGGGCCAAGCGGCCGGCGACCCGCGAGAAGCGCCTCGCGCAGATGCTCGACGAACTGCGCCGCGGCGACGCCTACATGAACATGCGGTATACGGCGAAGCGGGGGTAA
- a CDS encoding transposase, translating into MTDQQWEILEPLIPKQKPGRGRPRADDRRTLNGILFVLKTGCQWKDMPEEFGDHVTCWRRLDRWQRDGTWSGSGGRCWGNWMRKASWNGPKRFWMGVSPR; encoded by the coding sequence GTGACTGACCAACAGTGGGAAATCCTGGAGCCGTTGATCCCTAAGCAGAAGCCGGGGCGCGGGCGACCGCGTGCGGATGATCGCCGTACGCTGAACGGCATTCTGTTCGTCCTGAAGACGGGCTGCCAATGGAAAGATATGCCCGAAGAGTTCGGCGACCATGTGACGTGCTGGCGGCGGCTGGATCGCTGGCAGCGGGACGGGACGTGGAGCGGATCTGGCGGGCGCTGCTGGGGCAACTGGATGCGCAAGGCAAGTTGGAATGGACCGAAGCGTTTCTGGATGGGAGTTTCACCCCGCTAA
- a CDS encoding dihydropteroate synthase: MVGEFARWGVSIVGGCCGTTPEHLKRLYKEVHGREYAPLTPDPSPSQAGRGEKETLTPNTSPSGRGEDDVGEVDRPSPPGEGQRSAATRGEVGVGEALTPSPSPSGRGEKDGAGSGDHSVLSTQDSALGSLRRPTPRTVPDVARVSSGMTATPMIQNPGPTLIGERVNSQGSRKVKRLLLADDYDSIVQIAVDQVASGAHMLDVCVALTERADELAQMQAVVKKLAQAVEVPLIIDTTEPEVAEAALALYPGRGVINGNNLENGRERIDQILPIAKKHGAAVISMTIDEDGMAHTREKKFEIARRIYDIALNDYGLSAHDMIFDTLTFPLTTGQAELRNDAVETIEAIRLIKQSLPGAMTALGVSNVSFGVGEAARGVLNSVFLYHAVQAGLDMAIVNPAHITPYAEIPADQRKVADDLIFNTDEDALPRFIQYFEKNQVAVAGGEQADPTEGMTSEQALHWQIVHRKKDGVERLIDDCLTRQDAVGVLNNVLLPAMKEVGDKFGAGELILPFVLQSAEAMKKSVAYLEQFMDRVEGSSKGVVVLATVYGDVHDIGKNLVKTILSNNGYTVHDLGKQVPANTIIDKAVEYNADAIGLSALLVSTSKQMPLIVNELARRDLKYPVLIGGAAINRKFGRRILFLDDTSAPYEPGVFYCNDAFEGLSVMDNLTGPARETFVRQIVDEAYAEQGKPSPRRRTAGPAIVKTVKPAPDVPTPPFWGSRKVAYMPLEIVLKHLHKPELYRLSWGAKNTHGEEWAKLEAEFEARLDRMSREALRDKSLLPQAAYGYFPAQSDGDDLIVYDPAPFNYRNGGELDKVEIARFAFPRQTTGEYLCISDYYAPVDSGQIDVVTLQVVTVGEPATAKFDALQTADNYSEAYFFHGLAVQAAEATANYMTAHVRRELGLAENRGKRYSWGYPACPDLADHQIVLRLLPQAAEIGLSLTPESYQWVPEQSTAAIFAHHPDAKYYSVGSLDRTAQILGTP; the protein is encoded by the coding sequence ATGGTGGGCGAGTTCGCGCGCTGGGGCGTGAGCATTGTTGGCGGGTGCTGCGGCACGACGCCGGAGCATTTGAAGCGGTTGTACAAGGAAGTGCATGGGCGGGAGTATGCGCCCCTCACCCCCGACCCCTCTCCCTCGCAAGCGGGGCGAGGGGAGAAAGAAACCCTCACCCCCAACACCTCTCCCTCAGGGAGAGGGGAGGATGATGTGGGCGAGGTGGATCGCCCCTCTCCCCCCGGAGAGGGGCAGCGGAGCGCAGCGACGCGGGGTGAGGTTGGCGTTGGAGAAGCCCTCACCCCCAGCCCCTCTCCCTCAGGGAGAGGGGAGAAAGACGGTGCGGGGAGCGGTGATCACTCAGTACTCAGCACTCAGGACTCGGCACTTGGTTCTCTCCGGCGGCCGACGCCGCGGACGGTGCCGGATGTGGCGCGGGTGTCGAGCGGCATGACGGCCACGCCGATGATCCAGAACCCCGGCCCGACACTGATCGGCGAGCGCGTCAACTCGCAGGGGTCGCGCAAGGTCAAGCGCCTGCTGCTGGCCGACGACTACGACAGCATCGTGCAGATCGCCGTCGATCAGGTCGCCAGCGGGGCGCACATGCTGGACGTGTGCGTGGCGCTTACCGAACGCGCCGACGAACTGGCGCAGATGCAGGCGGTCGTCAAGAAGCTGGCGCAGGCGGTCGAAGTCCCGCTAATTATCGACACGACCGAGCCGGAAGTGGCCGAAGCGGCGCTGGCGCTGTATCCGGGCCGCGGCGTGATCAACGGCAACAACCTCGAGAACGGCCGCGAGCGCATCGACCAAATTCTGCCGATCGCCAAGAAGCACGGCGCGGCGGTGATCTCGATGACGATTGACGAAGACGGGATGGCGCACACGCGCGAGAAGAAGTTCGAGATCGCCCGGCGCATCTACGACATCGCGCTGAACGACTACGGCCTGAGCGCGCACGACATGATCTTCGATACGCTGACGTTCCCGCTGACGACCGGCCAAGCCGAGCTGCGTAACGACGCCGTCGAGACGATCGAGGCGATCCGGCTCATCAAGCAGAGCCTGCCGGGGGCGATGACCGCGCTTGGCGTGAGCAACGTGAGCTTCGGCGTGGGCGAGGCGGCGCGCGGCGTGCTGAACAGCGTGTTCCTGTACCACGCGGTGCAGGCCGGCCTCGACATGGCGATCGTCAATCCAGCGCACATCACGCCGTACGCCGAGATTCCGGCCGATCAGCGCAAGGTCGCCGACGACCTGATCTTCAACACCGACGAGGACGCCCTGCCGCGCTTCATTCAGTATTTCGAGAAGAATCAGGTCGCCGTGGCGGGTGGCGAGCAGGCTGACCCGACCGAAGGCATGACGTCCGAGCAGGCGCTGCATTGGCAGATCGTCCACCGCAAGAAGGACGGCGTCGAACGGCTGATCGACGACTGCCTGACGCGGCAGGACGCTGTCGGCGTGCTGAACAACGTGCTGCTGCCGGCGATGAAAGAGGTCGGCGACAAGTTCGGCGCGGGCGAGCTGATCCTGCCGTTCGTGCTGCAAAGCGCCGAGGCGATGAAGAAGTCGGTCGCCTACCTCGAGCAGTTCATGGACAGGGTCGAGGGATCGAGCAAGGGCGTCGTCGTGCTGGCGACCGTCTACGGCGACGTGCATGACATCGGCAAGAATCTCGTCAAGACGATCCTGAGCAACAACGGCTACACCGTGCACGACCTCGGCAAGCAGGTGCCGGCCAACACGATTATCGACAAGGCCGTCGAGTACAACGCCGACGCGATCGGGCTGTCCGCCCTGCTGGTCAGCACCAGCAAGCAGATGCCGCTGATCGTCAACGAGCTGGCGCGGCGCGACCTGAAATACCCGGTGCTGATCGGCGGCGCGGCGATCAACCGCAAGTTTGGCCGGCGCATCCTGTTTCTGGACGACACCAGCGCGCCGTATGAACCGGGTGTGTTCTACTGCAACGACGCGTTTGAAGGGCTGTCGGTGATGGACAACCTGACCGGTCCCGCGCGCGAGACGTTCGTGCGGCAAATCGTGGACGAGGCGTATGCGGAACAGGGCAAGCCCTCGCCTCGCCGCCGGACTGCCGGGCCGGCCATCGTCAAGACGGTCAAGCCCGCGCCGGACGTCCCGACGCCGCCGTTCTGGGGATCGCGCAAGGTGGCGTATATGCCGCTCGAGATCGTGCTCAAGCACCTGCACAAGCCGGAGCTGTACCGCCTGAGTTGGGGCGCGAAGAACACCCACGGCGAGGAGTGGGCCAAGCTGGAGGCCGAGTTCGAGGCGCGCCTCGACCGGATGAGCCGCGAAGCACTGCGCGACAAGTCGCTGCTGCCACAGGCCGCCTACGGGTATTTCCCCGCACAGAGCGATGGCGACGACCTGATCGTGTACGACCCCGCGCCGTTCAACTATCGCAACGGCGGCGAGCTGGACAAGGTCGAGATTGCGCGCTTCGCGTTTCCGCGCCAGACGACTGGCGAATATCTGTGCATCAGCGACTACTACGCGCCGGTCGACAGCGGGCAGATCGATGTGGTCACGCTGCAAGTCGTCACCGTGGGCGAGCCGGCGACTGCGAAATTCGACGCGCTGCAAACGGCGGACAACTACAGCGAGGCGTACTTCTTCCACGGGCTGGCCGTGCAAGCCGCCGAGGCGACCGCCAACTACATGACCGCGCACGTCCGGCGCGAGCTGGGCCTGGCGGAGAATCGCGGCAAGCGCTACTCGTGGGGGTATCCGGCCTGCCCGGATTTGGCCGACCATCAGATCGTGCTGCGCCTGCTGCCGCAAGCCGCCGAGATCGGCCTCAGCCTGACGCCCGAGTCGTACCAGTGGGTGCCGGAGCAGTCGACGGCGGCGATCTTTGCGCACCATCCCGACGCGAAGTACTACAGCGTGGGATCGCTCGACCGCACCGCGCAGATTCTCGGCACGCCGTAG
- a CDS encoding sigma-70 family RNA polymerase sigma factor: MTVLILPDLATEDRLLAQARRGDQAAIMQIYEAYFTPIYQYIRLRVDDAMTAEDLASDVFVKLINALRGANAPRSSLRGWLFRVARSEVADVYGEKARVTHTELDDWIREATDEQPEFRFLQAVNQQRAQNAVRMLAPDQQEVLILRFGQQLSLSETAEIMGKSVSAIKSLQWRATETLRQILSGDGNGEAA, translated from the coding sequence GTGACCGTCCTCATCCTCCCCGACTTAGCGACCGAAGATCGATTGCTTGCGCAAGCACGGCGCGGCGATCAGGCGGCGATCATGCAGATCTATGAGGCGTACTTCACGCCGATCTACCAGTACATCCGGCTGCGCGTCGACGACGCGATGACCGCCGAAGACCTCGCCAGCGACGTGTTCGTGAAGCTGATCAACGCGCTGCGTGGGGCGAACGCGCCCCGCAGCAGCCTGCGCGGATGGCTGTTCCGCGTCGCCCGCAGCGAAGTCGCCGACGTCTACGGAGAGAAAGCACGCGTGACCCACACCGAACTGGATGACTGGATCCGCGAGGCGACCGACGAACAGCCGGAATTCCGGTTTCTGCAGGCGGTCAACCAGCAGCGGGCGCAGAACGCGGTTCGGATGCTGGCACCCGATCAGCAGGAGGTATTGATCCTGCGTTTCGGGCAGCAGTTGAGTTTGAGTGAAACGGCGGAGATCATGGGCAAGAGCGTCAGCGCGATCAAATCGCTGCAGTGGCGCGCCACCGAGACCCTGCGCCAAATCTTATCCGGCGATGGCAATGGGGAGGCGGCATAA
- a CDS encoding NAD(+)/NADH kinase produces MSEVTRVGVLAHPLRPQTFPVAELIAASLRARGVGTVVFTEWQDIEVASLIDTFGLVIAIGGDGAMLRAARVCAPFGVPVLGINMGQLGFLTEVREPDQWPEYIDRVLARDYWIEQRMMLAAVVLRNGAVIAVAEALNDVVVSGDVVGRMIQLETHIDGHWTTTYNADGLVIATATGSTAYALACGGPILPPELKNILVVPAAPHMSMDRPIVLSEGAKVEVRPSSSNRSGIAVTADGVYVADLQPGDRVTVQASQHVSQFVRTRARNYFYRSLLDRFEPRVRHRQADDEADS; encoded by the coding sequence GTGAGCGAAGTAACACGGGTGGGTGTGTTGGCGCATCCGCTGCGACCGCAAACCTTCCCGGTGGCAGAGCTGATCGCGGCGTCGCTGCGCGCGCGCGGCGTTGGCACGGTCGTGTTCACGGAATGGCAAGACATCGAAGTTGCCTCGCTTATCGATACATTCGGCCTCGTCATCGCGATCGGCGGGGACGGCGCCATGCTGCGCGCGGCGCGCGTGTGCGCCCCGTTCGGCGTGCCGGTGCTGGGGATCAACATGGGCCAGCTCGGCTTCCTGACCGAGGTGCGCGAACCCGATCAATGGCCGGAGTACATCGACCGCGTGCTAGCGCGCGACTATTGGATCGAGCAGCGCATGATGCTGGCCGCGGTCGTGCTTCGTAACGGCGCGGTCATCGCCGTGGCCGAGGCGCTCAACGACGTGGTCGTGTCCGGCGACGTCGTCGGCCGCATGATCCAGCTCGAGACGCATATCGACGGCCACTGGACGACGACCTACAATGCCGACGGGTTGGTGATCGCCACCGCGACCGGCTCGACGGCTTATGCGCTGGCGTGCGGCGGGCCGATCCTGCCGCCGGAGCTCAAGAACATACTGGTCGTGCCGGCCGCCCCGCACATGAGCATGGATCGGCCGATTGTGCTCAGCGAGGGCGCGAAGGTCGAGGTCCGGCCATCGTCCAGCAACCGCAGCGGAATCGCCGTCACGGCCGACGGCGTGTACGTCGCCGATTTACAGCCCGGCGATCGCGTTACGGTGCAGGCCAGTCAACACGTCAGCCAGTTCGTGCGCACGCGCGCGCGCAATTACTTCTATCGTTCGCTGCTGGATCGGTTCGAGCCGCGCGTGCGGCACAGGCAAGCCGACGATGAGGCCGATTCATGA
- a CDS encoding LysM peptidoglycan-binding domain-containing protein has translation MATPDRTLLDAFNECIDQLAFGQPVDAVLSQYPDLSAELRPMLMTANAARGLLGVAPDEVRDARNRVRANVLAALAAPPAPPLRILPPVRRVLAAAAVVLIVGFIGVLLLRPPQEPMAVVATLPPPTETPTPTPEPSETNTATATTSPTPTSTETATATHTAAPTDTASPTPSDEPTSTHTATATATASATETESPTPSATATPSPTGSPTATITRTPSATRTPTSTRTPTRTPTPDPNASPTATTATGACVAERPTGWITYRVRRGDTLSGLAVGTGTTVQRLVDVNCLTNPNVLTVNTELFLPRLPSTSSSGSTPAPGATSAPGGGNPPPTAPPGDDDDDDGGGSDDDD, from the coding sequence ATGGCGACACCCGACCGCACCCTACTCGACGCGTTCAACGAGTGCATCGATCAGCTCGCCTTTGGACAGCCGGTCGACGCCGTACTCAGCCAGTACCCGGACCTGTCCGCCGAGCTTCGCCCGATGCTGATGACGGCCAACGCGGCCCGCGGCCTGCTCGGGGTTGCCCCGGACGAGGTGCGCGACGCACGCAACCGCGTGCGGGCCAATGTGCTCGCCGCGCTCGCCGCACCGCCGGCCCCGCCCCTACGTATCCTGCCGCCGGTTCGCCGTGTGTTGGCTGCCGCGGCGGTCGTCCTGATCGTCGGGTTTATCGGCGTGCTGCTGCTGCGCCCGCCGCAGGAGCCGATGGCCGTGGTCGCTACGCTGCCTCCGCCTACCGAGACACCGACGCCCACGCCAGAGCCGAGCGAGACGAATACGGCCACGGCGACGACTTCGCCGACGCCGACATCCACCGAAACGGCCACGGCGACCCATACAGCGGCGCCGACCGATACCGCTTCTCCGACCCCGTCGGACGAGCCGACATCGACTCACACGGCGACCGCCACCGCCACGGCCAGCGCGACCGAGACCGAGTCTCCGACACCGTCGGCCACGGCAACCCCGAGCCCGACCGGCAGCCCCACGGCGACGATCACGCGCACGCCGTCGGCCACCCGCACACCGACCAGCACGCGGACGCCCACCCGCACTCCGACCCCGGACCCGAACGCCTCTCCGACGGCGACGACGGCAACCGGCGCGTGCGTCGCCGAGCGCCCGACTGGTTGGATCACGTACCGGGTGCGCCGCGGGGACACGCTCTCTGGCCTCGCCGTGGGGACCGGCACGACCGTGCAGCGTCTGGTCGACGTCAACTGCCTGACCAACCCGAACGTCTTGACGGTCAACACCGAGCTGTTCCTGCCGCGCCTGCCGTCGACCTCATCGTCTGGCAGCACGCCCGCGCCGGGTGCGACCAGTGCGCCGGGGGGAGGCAATCCGCCACCGACCGCGCCGCCGGGCGACGACGATGACGACGATGGCGGCGGTAGCGACGATGACGATTAG
- a CDS encoding transposase: MDETYIVTAYVVLDDVLKVMNYRDDVRATVSAAEVLTVAVVAARYFQNHHERALCVLQRIGALPGLSVSRFNRKLHRLSQHIGHLLSVLMEVLQAGEVFIIDSMPVPVCKRVRAGRCRKLQGKRYFGRCAAKDETFFGWRLHLVCSSDGLPVAFDVMPAAWHDLTGVQWLTAELAAGSTVVGDKGLQQRPG, from the coding sequence ATGGACGAGACCTACATTGTAACCGCATATGTCGTGTTGGATGACGTGCTGAAAGTGATGAACTACCGGGACGATGTGCGAGCGACGGTGAGCGCGGCGGAGGTGCTGACGGTGGCGGTGGTGGCGGCGCGGTACTTCCAAAACCACCATGAACGGGCCTTGTGCGTATTGCAGCGGATCGGCGCGCTGCCGGGGCTGAGCGTCTCGCGGTTCAACCGCAAACTGCACCGTCTGAGCCAGCACATCGGTCACCTGCTGAGCGTCTTGATGGAGGTGCTGCAGGCGGGGGAGGTGTTCATCATCGACAGCATGCCGGTGCCGGTCTGCAAGCGGGTGCGGGCGGGACGCTGTCGCAAGCTGCAGGGCAAGCGCTACTTCGGCCGCTGTGCGGCCAAGGACGAGACCTTCTTCGGCTGGCGCTTGCATCTGGTGTGCAGCAGTGACGGCCTGCCAGTGGCTTTCGACGTCATGCCAGCCGCTTGGCACGACCTGACTGGGGTCCAATGGCTCACCGCCGAGCTCGCGGCCGGCTCGACCGTCGTGGGCGACAAGGGGCTACAACAGCGACCTGGATGA